The Vigna angularis cultivar LongXiaoDou No.4 chromosome 6, ASM1680809v1, whole genome shotgun sequence genome contains the following window.
TGCTTCAGATGTCTTAATTCAATCTCCAATCATTATTCCAAGGAATGTCTCCAGAAAGCAGCTTCCTCAAACTGACTTCCTCAATCTGTAGCTTATAATAGAAAGTAGACTTTAACTACCTTCTTATCACTTCTATGGATACTGTATAATGGAtatctaattaatattataattagcatataagaaaaatgaattgaatttcatttttttaattaatccaTGCCTAACTTTTTCTAGTGTACTTTATTTCATATATCCCATAGTTTAATTAGGTacttaaaaatgtattatataattattatgagtaaaagtaaataattttttaactataaattaaatatcaaaagtaaaataaaataaaataaaaataattaaattcttagataatacatatttttttataataattttagtagGATGGGTCTTGAATTAAAATACAaatcacatattttatttattagaaattgaattaatttttgttgattAGTTAACTcaattagaaagaaaattttgatttaatatgtTTGGTTTAAATTGAGTAATCGAAATATCAACTTATAggtcttaaataaaaaaaacaggaaaatattttaaaaaataagaagtaAAGAATGTTTGTTTGTTTCCACTAAATgcaaaattcataaatattttttatattaaaaaatatagataatgGATAAGACAGATTATACCACCTAACTGACCTTGCCTTTTTCCGGGGTTTGACTGACTGGTCATCACAAACGGTCAACGTGACCTTGTTCCGTCAGTCAAAATTGAAAACCATGAATACCAAATAACACATTACACAGACAGAATAATAACCATTTAATTAGATTACTTATATGgtaaaattgttaatttttatttcacttCAACATCATATTCAATTTTAACATGGGAcaaccattttttttctgtattttcttaaattaaataattttaaaatttatttcatgttAATTACATCTATTTTCATCCAACATATTTCTCTATCCTTCTTCTTTCAACCaaactatttctttttcttctgtcaAACACGTGCAAAGTTAAATATCGAAAGGCTGAACACACCACAATCTAGATAGTTTTACTTGAACAACGATGCTCTAAAAGTGCGTATAAATAGTTTGGTTGTCTTGTGAGTAAAAATGTCCAAGACAGGAGTTAGGTTACGACAGAGAACAATTTTGACCCAAGTCACGTGCACCAAACTAAATTTAACTCTTCACTGCATAGTAGATGAAATGCAAGTTCCACGAATAAAGTAAACGGTTGTGGAATTCATTTTTCTAGGTACGCGAGGTTGCTACATTACATAATACTTCTGACAACAACAGATTCATTTAGTATGCCAACTAGTGCACCCTTCCCATCGTTCACTTCaaattcttcttcacttcttggTTTCTGCGCTTGTAAGTTGAAACCTCCATTTTCACGTCCTTTTCCTCTTCCACTCTTCAGAAAACATGCTTATTTTACACTACTCTGCCTACCCAAACAGGTTCTTTTACATATCCGGATCAAATTTATCCTGAAATTACATCATCAAGTAAGAAAATAATTGTTGGTCATGGACAAAGTTGTAAGCCAAATCGTGACCACTTTATATGATTGctccataaattttaaaaaaaataaaattgtaaggAGTCCTAACAACTTTAATggtaatattaatttatgaaaagatGAGTTCAAGACTCATAACaacttcataaaaaaatattaacactgAAATGACtcataaacttttaatttttcaaaaaatcacAAAGTAGTTATACAAAATTCTCAATATTTTGCTTTTGAAATCGTTGAGTCTATAGGATTTAATCTTTGagtagtaattatttttttacttgtccatttttgtaatttttgattAAATGTATCATGATacgtaaaaaaacaaaattttaattgaatcgGAATATAATCGatctaaatgaaaaaaaaatagcatcAAAGCTATAGGTATGACACGTTACGAGGTTTTGTATAACAGACTGTTTTATGTTGGTATCATGATGGTGAAGGTGTTTGAAAGGTCTTGAGCTATTGCAGCAGAACATAGAAAAGGTGAAGTTGATACAAGAAATGATGAAGACCTTGTAGAGTAGGCAGAAGTCCTATGCTGACCAGAGAAGATAGTTGGAGGgatcatgtttttttttgtgagtAACTCCGCCATTGGTGTGGGAAGGACTATTCGTTTAAGGAAGTTTTCTCCTAGGTTTATTAGTCCATATCAAGTCTCGAGACATATTGGACTAGTGGCTTATGATATTGTCATGCATTCTCAGTTGTTCAAATTTCATTCGATATTTCACGACTTATAGCTAAGGAAGTATATGTCTGATCCTTCTCGTGTGCTAGAAGTGGAAGATGTGCATGTTAGAGAAGATCTCTTAGTGGAGATGCAACTTGTTATTTGTTAGACGAAGTAGTTTAGAGGGAAGACTATCAACCTAATTAAAGTTGTCTAGGATAGTAGAACATGTGATTCTAAGTAAGAGATAGAGGATGATATAAGAAAGTCATACCCACATATGTTCTCTAGTAAGTATAATTTTCCTTGTTTGTGTGTTCTTAGGTGCTTGTTTGAAGTGGTTTATTATAAGGATTCTATGTATGTTTATTCTGAATTTATGATGCGTCATGGGTTATAGTATAACTATGAGTATGAATGGTGTATGTTATGAAAGGAATTTCAAGGAAAAGTTTCTTGTATTGGTTTCCATagtgtatgtattgatgtaAAGATTTTGTATTGGAGGTTATCCTAAcgttctaataatcatccaatcTAAGTGGagtatgtggtgagaggagcaaaATGTCATAGTCTAGGAGCTTTTGTTAGCAATTTGAGTGTTTTACCTTGACTTAAAGCGTTAACCGACTAACTTTGTGTGTAGTAGGATGAAACTCATTAGTAATGACTCTATAGAGCAATAAAGACCAACATAAGTGCATAATCATAACTTGTCAGAGTTTAACATCAATACATGTATCTGAATGGTAAAGTCTAGAATGAATGGTTGTATATCTTAAGATTGGTTAACATAAATTTGTATGTGTTAACATCCATATTTTAATTGTATGAAAGTTCTTTTGGTAAATTAATTTACCTttctatctttatttatttgtgtgtttattttttgtttgtaataaTCACTCTAATACTATGAGTAAATGATAATGACTTTATTGATGATAATGACtttattaattaagtaaatGCTAAATCACAAAGAagaattttgttcttttcttttatttgattaaaaagtcTCTATTATCGATATAATATAATTCTCAATAATATAAGATTCTTGTAgtgttataattttatctgaatatcttaataacatttatatatttatttgaattaactattttctatattaaaaagtaataattccTTTAACACTGTTGAAAATAGAATTGTACGTTTTTAATAGACGACaaccttatataatatatatatatatatatatatatatatcattttagtTGACGTACACATAGTAATTCAAATTAAAGCttacaaagaagaagaaaaactgaAAGAGATGTTTTGgattaagaaaaggaaaaccagAAATCTATGAGTGGATTTGACTGGcatgagaaaaggaaaagaacataaaaaaatgatGTGTACGTAGGAATAGTAGGAGGTAATATGCTACAGGCTAGCAAACAATACACGTGATGCATGGGTTGGGGACCAAAGAAAAGCCCACGGGTAGATAACATCATGCGAAGGTGGCATAGTAATGACAGGACAGGTAGGTGCAATTGCATGATGTGTGCATACCCATGTTCCCATGTCCCTACAATTTTTCTACCATCGCTTATTTATGGACTCATTGCCTCGTCCCATTCCCTCTGGGTCGGCCCACCCCTATAAATCGCACAATACACTTTCCACTTCACCCTCTCTCATACTTCATTTTTTAATCGCTGCCACGAAACTCTTGCAGCTTCGAACTGGGAACCAACATGTACCCATGTGACTTTGGTGTGCCAGTTCGGAGGCAAAATCCATAAACAGCCAAATCGCGACCAGTACTTTCACCATCCATTCCCTGCCTCTTATAATAATAACCTTATAAATATCTCTTAACCTCAATTATCTAACCAATTACTTTAACCACTCAACAACGCCATAATTAGTTCCTCTTAATTTCCATAGTTACTGTTCTGCTCAACTTTTTATTCACACCCTGTCTTTCCCCTGTTTCAAGGTTTAGTATCTCTCCAGATGTATTATGGGGTTAATGAAATATGTTCTTTTTCCGGCATAAATCTATACCCCATCTAAATGTTTCAATAATTTAAGGATGAACAGATCAAATCTTTATGTAAACAAAGAAAGACATACATAAATCTCAAgcaaattaagaaaatttgacAGAACTTTACGTATTGAAAAACTTAATGCTAATTTACAACAAATTTCCATGGGGATATATGCTAAAATGTCAAAACTGCATTAACTACCGTCAAATCTTCCATCTCACTCTCTCACGTCAACTTGATAATTTGtttcactttcactctcatAATCACTTTCTTGCCATTTTTCTTACTAACCcgccttttatttttcttctgttACTCTCATCCAAGTACCACCAACATAATAGTcccaaaaaaatgaaaaaaaagaggaCCACAACAACATAATActaacaaacaaaaagaaaagcaagTTGTCTCCGTCAACCATACCAGCATACCATCCCAAACCGATTGTGGATTCATCCTTCTTTGCTTGCTTCCTTCCTTCATCTCTCCTTTTCACCACTTAACCAAACCCATCTCATTTCTTCTCAAATTGCCTTTAAAAGTATTCGCTTTTAGTTATAGTTTTACCGCCCCCACTTTAatactctttctttctctctctttctccacTCACATTCGGATCCTTTTAACACCGCCCCATTATTGCCTTCTCGTTAATTACGGCAATGACTCGGCTATTTCGATCCAAATCTTGCGGACTGGTCGAGTTCAACGCTGCTCCGCCCAGTCCACTTTTCCATGATGTAAGAAACGAGGACGAAGAtaatgaagaagacgaagaggaagaagaagaactggACAGCGACGACGACGACGATGAAGAGGACGATGATAGGGACGAAGATGTTTCAAGCAACCCGGTTTCAACGCCGTTCATCAATTCAGGGTCAAAAGTAGGTGGTGGTCTGGATAACAAAGGTTGGCGTGGTCATGGATGCCAATCGAACCAGTTTGCGATATTGGATATTTTGATGGCTGCGTTGAAGAAGTCGCTGGTGACTTGCAGTGTGGAGAGAGAGGATGTTTCTTCGTTGGACATTAGCTGGCCAACAGAGGTGCGCCATGTCTCTCATGTTACCTTCGATAGATTCAACGGCTTTCTCGGTTTGCCCTCTGAGCTCGAGCCAGAGGTTCCCAAGAGGGTTCCCAGTGCCAGGTGACCCTTcaattctctcttcttttcgTCCCTTCTTCTTAgcctttatatttttgttattaattaagCTATCACAGAACATGAAGTTGAGTGATTGAAGTAATGCTGAAGGTTCCGATCAGAGGGTGTTGATCTACAATTTGCTTTCGATTAAATGATTTCGTTATTTCTGTACTTGAATAAGTTTgtaaatttatgattattttatattctcttATGAGTTAAGTAAACTTTTATGAAAGTCAAGTACATAAGTTAGCATTTTCAGAGAAGATGATTCAAACGATCAAGGCAACCTAATGGCTCTATTAGGACAGCGTCTCTTTCTGCTGGTTGATGCAGGaatgtttgtaattttgtattCCATTGGAATGTTCTGACGTGGAAAAGATATTGGGTTTCATGGTGAAGTTGGAAATtcgattatatttttattgccTCTTCTCTGCTCAGTGAGGAGGAAATTCAATTACTGTGGAAAGCAAGAGGGAGAAAAAAAACTAACTGTGCTGGGAATTGAGTGGTTTACCTTTTACTTTCATATAAGCAATTCcccttctctcttttcttttaaatccaTCTTTGACTGAGTTCATACGTTCATGCAGTGTAAAGGTATTTGGAGTTTCTGCAAAGTCAATGCAGTGCTCTTATGATGAAAGGGGAAACAGTGTTCCAACGATTCTGCTGATGATGCAAAAGCGACTGTATTCAGAGGGAGGCCTTAAAGTATGTTCTGATTGTGTAgaataagattttaaaagcaTTTAATTGGTTTTGCTTTGCATTGCTCTTTAGTCACTGGATACTTTCTAAATTACCAAACCTGCATTTGTTGTTTGGTGTAGCAATAAATGTTCAATAGTTCATTATATACAACATACCATTAATAAATTTGTTGGACAACCTAACTCGAGTATCGCATAAATCCCCTTTACTTTGACATAAATTCTGAGGCCTAATTTCTTGGTTTTGCTATGGCTGAAGGCGGAAGGGATATTCCGAATTAATGCAGACAACAGCCAAGAAGAATTTGTGCGCGATCAGCTAAACAGAGGTCTGGTACCACTTGGAATTGACGTTCAttgtttatctggtttagtGAAGGTATActataaattcttaattaacttttttattattcttattttaatatatattaggGTTAACAAAAGCGTACTTTGATTTTCGCTAAAAGTTATTATGCCTAAATTAATAGTGGATGGATCTGTAAGCCAGACAAAATCCGCAACAtgacagaaaagaaaaagaaattaataggGAATCTCTTATTGTTCCTTCAAACATTTGGAGAACCTTAGAAATTTTCGATTTATTTTTACgtttaacttgtataaatatttGGAAAGGAAGCTCGGCCATTGATTTGCAAATTTCATTAGTTCTTGTGGCGCATTATATTATTTAGTGTAGTGGGTGTTATGAAAGGATTCTTTCTTGTAAGAAACAAAGTAACGCCATCGATAAactgtttattattattaattattattactaatgcTGACAATTTTCCTAACCTGTTAACAAGATCTTCTGCccatttactattattattgttttctttaatttaatttacgaCTTGTAGGCTTGGTTTAGAGAGCTTCCAACGGGGGTGCTTGATTCCCTCAAACCCGAACAGGTGATGCATTGCAACACAGAAGAGGATTGCACCAATGTTATGAAGTTGCTTCCTTCAACTGAAGCTGCTTTGCTTGACTGGGCAATCAATTTGATGGCAGACGTTGTTGAACAAGAGCAGTTCAACAAAATGAATGCTCGAAATATTGCTATGGTTTTTGCCCCCAACATGACACAGGTTAGCTCAGATTGTATTATAAGCAAACATTGCGGTTCTGttccttttgttgtttattggtTTTTCTCAAACACAGTTTAATGAGGTCATTCTTTTGTTGAGCAACCTAGTTTCATATTTTGGATATTCTGGATGACAAAATCACTATAATTAGCAAATGCAATACACAGTTGTTATTATGAACGTGCTGTTATTTATGCATTTAAATGCTTGTTTTATTTGACGATATGCAGATGGCAGACCCTTTGACTGCATTGATTCATGCAGTGCAAGTCATGAACTTCCTTAAGACATTGATTCTGAAGACCCTTCGGGAAAGAGAGGAGTCAATTGCGAAGGTGAGACAGATTTCATCGCTCTTGGATTCTCCCTCATGCAAAGGTGATTCCCATAGTCTGGAATGTAAGAACGGGGA
Protein-coding sequences here:
- the LOC108343349 gene encoding rho GTPase-activating protein 5 — protein: MTRLFRSKSCGLVEFNAAPPSPLFHDVRNEDEDNEEDEEEEEELDSDDDDDEEDDDRDEDVSSNPVSTPFINSGSKVGGGLDNKGWRGHGCQSNQFAILDILMAALKKSLVTCSVEREDVSSLDISWPTEVRHVSHVTFDRFNGFLGLPSELEPEVPKRVPSASVKVFGVSAKSMQCSYDERGNSVPTILLMMQKRLYSEGGLKAEGIFRINADNSQEEFVRDQLNRGLVPLGIDVHCLSGLVKAWFRELPTGVLDSLKPEQVMHCNTEEDCTNVMKLLPSTEAALLDWAINLMADVVEQEQFNKMNARNIAMVFAPNMTQMADPLTALIHAVQVMNFLKTLILKTLREREESIAKVRQISSLLDSPSCKGDSHSLECKNGEEESCEETKESCTTKSPVKSKFSRTSTLGRIEWCIEEKLWRSEEKGNGGGESESVSGGSSPSRYENGSLENGYRGIYDSEHWVRLRKGVRRLCRHPVFKLSKPTKKSESVGIVNTREEGGKAWV